In the Pleurodeles waltl isolate 20211129_DDA chromosome 3_1, aPleWal1.hap1.20221129, whole genome shotgun sequence genome, TTTAATCGATCTTCGATGCATCTACTGGCTCAAACGAGAATTTTTAGTGAGCGCAGCTTGAAACAAAGACAAATAATCAAGCCATTGTTCCAGCGAGAACACTAGATTTTTTTTTCGGTTTCTCACAGTCATTTGTTCTAATATACAATAGGTTGCTTTTAACACTTTCAGTGCGTTGTGCTGTAGTTACTGTTCACTGCAGAACGATTGTTAAGTAAGCAACTCCAAACAATACCAGTGGGCGTTTTACAGGACTGAGAGCGCATTAACCTTATTGTGCAAAAACAGTTGTATGCAGTCAATGTATTGTTCACATACAGACGGTAGGATTAGAGCATGTATATAAGGGGTGTGCTTTCCCATCTACAACACCGAGATCTCAAATCCATCCAGCAGCCAACATGGGGAAAGTAAGTGAGAAGTGCCCGTTTGTGTACTTTTGTGACAGTACTTCATTCATACACAAGAATGTAACGATATATATGAGTAGCAGAAGTTTTCGTTAAATCTAATATGCCTTTTTATAAATTACCTGACATtagtcaaatatgtttttttttcataaagctCATTCAACTCTGATGTTTTTGTAGATTATGTCACTCATATTGGAGACGAATTCCGAGTGCACGTGGCCAAGTGCGTCCAATGAGTCTGGCGCACGCCACTTCATCTCCGTATTAGTGAACTGTTTCACCTTGAGATAGATAACATCAGAAGAGACACTAAGGGGGAAGATGCATATTGTTATTGTTCACttgagtgagaatgaatgtgaatgtactgagggcctgatttaagaaatgtggcgttgcacccagtgcagcgccacttttctttcacaCTTTAGcgcacccctaacaccaccatgtgtacggcataccatggcagtagttaggcgtTCTAGCTTAAAAGATTTTGATGCTAATttcaagctttgcaggattagcataatttttttttacgttaatcctgcaaagcccattgaggcccattgtaaacaatggtgtgtctccttttaactcctgctctgagcaagtgttaatagtgccaaaaaaagtgatgcaaagaaatctcttattttttttcggcctccctaattggggaacgccccctttgtatacattatgcctggtgcaggcataatgtagcgcaaaggattacatagtagtgcaatgcatgcattgcagtactttgtaaatctggtgggatgattttggcatcgttgggccacattaccatgaaaaaaattatgttaatgtggagcaaggaggtgctaggggctcttaaatacgccCCTGAGTGCTTTACGATTATGTATTCACCACTTGACTTGATTCCATGTGAACCGCCCTTATGATTAGATTCAGGGCAATTATATTTCTAGCTGCCCCATGTCAAGGTACAGCCACTGTTTCCACTGGCTAGATGGCAGTTTTGGATATCAGTGGTGTCTGTGTTTTGCGCATAATTTTTGTGAGTTTCTACTCACTGAGATAACGTTCTCTGGATAAATTCTACCAGATtttgagggggcaacgtgcccaagGAAAATCTTGAAGGGGTGCGGTTTCCTGCCAATTTCACAATCCCTATCGGATTTCcattaaactcataatgagggtctgcgTGTTTTGAATGCGTATTCAAACATGTTTCTATCACAAGAGAATGAGGGTAATACTTTATGAGTCATGTctgtacacttagggccagatgtagcaaggcattagcgcctcgcaaacggtgaaaaatgccgtttgcgaggcgctaatgcctgcgcacgatgcagaaacacattttgcgagtcggaaccgactcgcaaaatgtgtttctgactcgcaaataggaaggggtgttcccttcctatttgcgacttgcaccgtGATGTAagttgcaaatcaactcgcagttaccatccacttgaattggatggtaactcattcgcaaacgggaaggggtccccatgggatcccttcccctttgtgaatgatcacaaaagtattttttcagagcaggcagtggtcctatggaccactgcctactctgaaaaaaaaaaaaaaaaaaaggtttcggtattcttttctaagtgcagctcgttttcctttaaggaaaatgggctgcagatagaaaaaaaaaatgctttattgaaaagcagtcacggacatggtggtctgctgtctccagcaggccaccatccccgtgagtgcccagactcgctatggggtcgcaaactgtgacccacctcattaatattaataaggtgggtctttgcgaccccatagcgagtcgctgaaggtgtctgagacacctttctgcatagcaaattgtaactcgcaatttgctttctacttacatctggcccttagggccttatttacaaggattttgcgccgccttagcatattttctttttttttacactaaggcagagCAAAACAGTTCCCGaccccaagccatatttacaaactggcacagtgtcaccattgcaccagtttgtaaagccttgctccacattatgcctgtgccagatataTTGTATGCATGGTAGGCATTCCCTCATTAAAAGCCCGGcagaaatggggcagtgaaatctacaagatttcactgcaccatgctgcaccagcatttcttcattttcttttgttgcttGCTCAGGTCAGACGTTAAAAGTGATGCTGTGCTGGTGTCTAAAGGACTCTCTTAACATTGCTATACTAgggcaaaaattttgacgctagtccagcaatattAAGGTTCAGATCAAtaacagcatcagaatttctgatgctgttgtggacactttgcgccatggagcactgtattgtaaatttAGGGCTCCCATGGTAtcgttaggggggtgcagggcggtgctagaaaactggtgcattgatcgcgatgcgccactttcttgtaaatgagcacCTTAGTCTGTACAGTGGGTTGAAGAAATCCAAACGGTAGAGAGATACAGATAGGAGGTGAAAGATTATCAATAATATTTCACTTTCTGAAAATTACATATACTCCTTGTATTGCAGAAATGAAAAATGCATCCAAAATGGCTGCATTTTGTAATGTGCCACTGTTTCCATTTGACAATAATTTTTTGTTGTGTGTGAAAAAAATCCTGACCTGCAACAGATTACATGGCAGTTTGTGTCATAGTTTGAGACACCTTGTTTCACATTTACTTCTACAACTGCATCCTAGCTAAACCCTCTATGTGAGGAGGATAGTTCGGCTTTGAAGTCTGACGAAAAATTAATATTTGTcctttgtctgagtcatttgaaatTGTGAGCGAAAACATTCTGATATGCTTTTGCAAGTCAGTTAAGCAAGTTGATGTTCGGAAATTGAAGTTATAAAACCAAAAGATTTCATAGTTGACAACAGAATCACAGATCATATTTTGTAATTTTGAACTGATAATACAAAAAATATTATTTCCTTTCAAACAGATCATCTTCTATGAGGACAGGAACTTCCAGGGCCGGTCCTATGAGTGCAGCTCTGAGTGTGCCGATCTGAGCTCCTATTTCAGCCGCTGTAACTCCATCCGAGTGGAAAGTGGCAACTGGATACTCTATGAACACCCCAACTTCCGGGGTCACCAGTACTATCTCAGAAGAGGGGAGTACCCTGACTTTCAGCACTGGATGGGCTTCAATGACTCGATCAAGTCTTGCCGCTTGACCCCacaagtgagtgttgctgtgtttcATTGTATTTATTCCTCCTTTAAAACCAACACTTCCACAGTGGCCTATGAGAACTAATCACTAGGCACCCACTCCATGactgacaggctggtgctcttGACGTCCTCAGGTGGAAATTCACATTCTAATTACAACATATGACCCAACCAAAATAAACACGGGTGTTTCATCAAAGCTATATAGTAAATGTCTTCATTCCCACAGTTTATGGAATTGACAATGAACTCAGTGGTATGTGACTTATCTCAATTAGCAATCTTCATTAGCATAAATATGCAATGGCATGACAAACTAAATTACACAGtatcaaataaaataattaatatgaGCAaccattaaaaactttaaaaacaaagagCAGCCCTCGCATTTCATGAATCACCAGTTTCCATAGTTTATACTATATAATCAGTCCTctcaaaaatgattaaaataataaaagtaaaagTTTTCATTAGTTAGGTCAGACAATAGACATATACTTAGAGCAAAGGAAATGTCAGCTTAGTAGTAGCACAGTAGAACGTTAGCTCGGGCCTTctcctggctgttcaagcagcctAGACATAACTGGATACTGCCATGTAGATCTTTAGATTATTCGTTCAACAGCAAATTTCAAGCACTACAGTGCAAGTTGTGGTACAAGACATTTAGagacttatttacaagtcccttgcaccgcaatagcgttattttttttctttaggctacagtggtgcagaatatcaCCCAAcccatgtcatatttacaaactggtgcaagggtaccattgcaccagtttaaaaacgcttgtgccacattatacctgcaccatgtataatgtattcaagggaggTGTTCTCCCACAAGGAGGCCCGCAGAATTGgcacagtaaaatctacaagatttcactgcatcattctagcgtCATTTTGTACAGGGGAAGACATTAAAGTGATGCCAGGCTGCTTTGAGGGGGCCTCCCCGTGCTTTGCTTGACTAGCgtccacatttttgatgctagcccaTTAAAGCGCCACAAATtcatcagaaattttgatgcacctCTGCTAAGAAGCACCATGGTgagctgtactgtaaatacagcactaccaaggTGTCATTAAGGGGACACCGGGCAGCACAAGCAAACTAGCGCATCGTAATCAAggtgccagtttgttgtaaatgagtccCTCAGAGCGAAGGTGCTAATTTTCGTGTAATAAAACATAAAATGCATTAACGTCTCCTGCCCTCCAAACTTACAATCACAGCAATCAATACCAACACTGTTAGCAGCAAACTTTGCATAGTACACTTTAGAAGGCAAAATGCCAAAGAGACATTTTAAAAACAAAGTAAGACGTGTATCAAGGACAATTGTGTTAAAATATTTTTCAATGCCCAATGCCTGTTTTACTAGAAAACAGTCAGGCATGAGGAACCGACTTGGCCAATAAGAAACCCAAATTTCAGATATAGGGGAAAAAGTGACATGCCAGGACCCAAACTTAAAAAGGGGCACAAGAAtgagttttcaatttttttcaatcTCTATATCCCTATCCCCATATTTCGGCAGCAAATGTTGTGGTTCTGCTTCTACCGCCTTTTGTTTATAGACTTGATGAATGATGGTCAGGGCACAACTAATTTTGTTTTTAACCTGCAGGGTAGCATTTGCTTGGGATTGCAAAGTAGTGGCTGTcttttcagtgtgtttttgcctattCAATTTATTATTGAAGCAAATATCCAGGTAGTTATAGGTTTTCACTGTTTGGAGCACCTGGTATGCCATCCCTGCAGACTTCCCTAGAGGCCGGGACGAAGAAATTGGTTTTTTTTGTGCATTGATGCGAAAATCCTTCTGGCTACTTAGGCTCTCAAATTTCTCCAAGGCTTTGTGCATTTTGTCCTGCATACACGTCAATGAAATTGCATCATCTGTGAAAAGATTCACTTCAGAACATCTGGGCTTTCTCTTCATAACATCTCTTCACAGTCatttaaaaattagaaaaacaacggGGTCAATACAAATCCTTGCGTACACCAGAGCATATTGAAAAATAGGGGATACCTACTCCAGAGCTTCCATAGTGCACAGAGGCACTTGTTTCTGCATAAACATTTTACAAGCTTGGAGGAGGGTATCTTCGACCACCATTTTTCAAGCGAGTACCATAATTTGTATAAATTAACCAGCTATACTGCTGATTTTAAATCTATAACTGAGAGGTATAGTGCCAATGTATGCACCCTTCTAAATTTGGCATATGCCATATATAGTTCGACTGCTTGGTCAATGGTGCTGATGCCTTTGCGGAATCTAGCCTGTGCATCAATTAATATGTTCTTTTTATCAACCCAGGCCAGTAACCTGTTTAAATGAACATGGCTAATGATTTTCCCAGGACTATCAGGTAATGAAATGGACCTATGATTACTGGAACATAACTTACTTCCTTTTTATGAAAGGGCACTATGATTGCAGTTTGCCTTGAAGAAGGAAGGCAGATTTTCCCTAACACTTCACTTGAAGATTTTATCCAAGATCGTTGACCTGGCCTCTGGTCAGATCGAAATATGTCCACTAAAACATGGTCAGGACCTGGGATTTATTGGCCTTTTGATCTATGATTGTTCTGTCTAACTCTGGGCATAGAACATTGAATTCTCCAGTTGATACATGGTTGGCAGGTTCTTCTAAGTGAACTGAACCATCACTGATATTACACACTGCCTTATAGTGGTTCACTCAGATCTGTGAGCAAATCTATTGTCATGACTATTTGGGCCATCCCTAAACACACAGACATTTTTCTCCCCcaaaattagggcctcattacaagtttgtcagTCCACTGACTGCCAAACTCCTGGTGGAAGTCTGACCGCCGCACTCCTGTCAGTCCGACGGCCAGATTATGATATCGATAGGATCAACGGCAACGGCAGCACGGCAGCACTGCAGTGCTGATAACTACTTCACTTTCTGCAACCCTTTCCATGGCATGAgaacccatgcactgcccatgaccatgttgtgggcagtgcagggggccctctgCCAGCATCAATGCAGGCAGTGTGTATTCAGaggccttaagggagctgaggccagtgCAGCTACACATCATAATACGACAGGGGTGAGGGCGCTGACTTGGCGGTGACCTTCTCCCCGCAGCTTTGGCAGTCCGACAATCGGACCGTCAAAGTCATAAACAGGTCCTCAGTTTTTTCTCATCAGCTGCCTTAATCAGGTTATTTCACACTCCTTGATGTAAGATTActttcttcttccttagtaatgatTTATACTTACTCCTTTCAATCCTAAACATTTGAACTGAAGCTGACCAATGATAATCGGCCCTGTTTATGCTTTAAAATCTTTTACCATGGCAAATCTACACTCCTTATCATACCACCCAATAGCACTCTCATTCCAACCCTTTTGTTTGGGGATCCTAGTTGTGGACAAGTAGTGTATGAATTCTCTTGACATAGCAGTATAGTTTTCTAGTACCACTGTTGTTATGATCTTTATTTTCAGTGGCTTGAATATTTAGCAGGTGTTGCCCTATGGCCACCATCAGTATGTTTTTATCTGCTAAGTAAACATCTGCGTTCCGTTTTACTACTATTTCACTCTTAATCTGGTATGATACTAGCGATACAATATGGGGACTGCTCAGGCACTATCActattgcatacatataacactGGAAGATATCATGTATCTGATAGTTGTGTTGAGAGAACAATTTGACAGCATCTCGTTAAAAACTATCAATGTTTTGTGGTTTGGTCATTATTGGAATTAGTTTCACATGAGGCAGATTCTTGATCTATGTGACAGTGAAAAATTCAACAATGATGAAAAACATTTTGCAGGGAGTAGTTATGAGAAATCCCcatcaaagaaaaaaggaaaaccagAATGAGGGAAATCATCTGCAATAGTTCGTACCTAACTCTATTTCTTAACAAACCCAAAAGCTAACTCACTCCCTAGCTATAGTAACAACCCCTACTTTAACCTACCTCATAATTCGATGTCTTTTCGTCCTTTCATTGTTAGAGTCGGTTTAAcctttatattttattaattttctcaATGTGATGGATATCATTTTATATCCCGGAAAatcattgtattttattaaaataaaattaaatctatCGCGTTGCCTTTCTCCAAAATGCTCATAATTGCACCAAAGCTTAATTTAAAATAGAACAAACAGCAAGAGTGAGGCTGCTATGAAACGACCATGCCATTGTCTTTACGTCTTGCAGAAAGAGGTCATATTACCTAGCGAAACACAGAAAACAGGAAATTGTGGCACATGTTCCTGGTTTGGAATGTTTCAAGTCTTATTACAATTTATTTTGCTCGAAAAACAAATTCTGAGAACTCTGAGTTGGTAAATAATGTACAGATTGTTTGGTTTATGCATTTAGGCCACTGATTTTTTTTATGAAGGTAGAAACTCTGCGTCCATTATACAGTCCACAATTCATGCTATAACACAGGCACACATGGTTATAAGGCATTTTTAACCACATTATAAGATTACATAATAAATATGTCAAGTAAAGTTAGGTTTGTGTAAGAGGGGCAGTGAGCTACATGCACATCTCAAAACTACAAACACTACTTTTGCTTAAGAGAAACGCGCTCTATTATCTTACAATATGTATTCGTTATTTTGAGACAAACGTTCATCCTAGTTTCTTTTTTCTCCATGTCGTGCCTTGTCTGATATCCAGCACCGTGGATCCTACAGAATAAGGATTTACGAACGAGAGAACTTTGGAGGTCAGATGATGGAGTTCTCTGAAGACTGTCCACATGTGTATGAGAAGTTCCGCTACAATGACATCTATTCCTGTAACGTGCAGGATGGGCACTGGGTCTTCTATGAAGAGCCCAACTACAGAGGACCTCAGTACTACCTGAGACCCAGCGAGTACAGGAGATACAGTGACTGGGGAGCCTCAAGCCCTAGAGTTGGATCCTTCAGGAGAGTTCGGGATCTTTACTGAGATACTTTTTATGTTCTGCTTTAACAATCCATGTAACAAAATTAAATATTGGAcaaattaatttgttttgtttctttattaATAATCAATAATTCAATTGTGGTCCTTGAATTCACAGGGTACCAAAGTAGCAAGGGATGTTAACACCTTTCAGCCCTTAAATGTAAGCAAGCCAATTAAATTCACTAGAAGCAAGTACCCACATAATAACCCTGGTGCCATGGGTATTCAAAATAACTAGTTTCCCTAAAGGTCCAACTGAAAGCCAAAGAAGTGGCAGTTTCTAGGCAGCATGCTTGGAAAACACTACCAAGATCTAAGCATTAACCCCATTATACCTGTGACACCCACCAACCCATGTCTTGAGACAAATACATTCCCTGATAAGCTTCCCAATGAGCTTGTGAGACAGACAACCCTGGGTTTCCTTGCCATATGCTAATTGAACCTGAGTGCACTACTTTGTCACTTATCTAGAAAGCAATTACTTAAATGTCATTTGTGAGCTGTTGGATTTATGATTTTCCAACTCAGCACATCTCTCTAATCAAATTGCTTTAATCAATCTAATAGAATGGTGAAGTATTATGTAAATACTAAAACGTCATACAATCCTTGAAGCGTTCTTTGCCTCTCTTTTTTTAGCCATCATTTATTGTCTTGTAATTGTCCTTTGCCTTATTTCCTTTTTGAATTATCCAGCTGTCTTAACTTTTTTCCGAGCATGGCACATACGTGGGACCCTATGTGACCCATGTCATAGCTAAACACTGATTCACACACACTCTTTGACTACCGAGGGTGCAAGGAGAGGCTCTTGGAGACACTAAAATAAACCCCAGAGACCTCTCAATTTGTTGTACTGTACTTACTgcttttgggcccagatttattaaaGGTGACGCAAGAGAACACAGTCCTTAAGTCCGATTTACCAAGTTATGCAAGACCACCTTGTGTGGCCTCACATGGCTTGGTAAGTCTGGAGTAACACAAGTCAGTGCAAGTTGCTGGTTTGCGTTACTTTGTGCCATGGATGGAGCATGGAggttcccaagcatccacccatgtgttttggcacatttccagatttaccaagactggtaaaactgggaatacatcaaaattgTACGCCTTCAAGATAGAGgggaaacgaggagaaatatctttatttctccttgttgtttcttccttctaatgtgctgcattctgttggGTGTCTGATGGCTGGTGATTTGGCTGGGGGCTGGTGGCTAGGCT is a window encoding:
- the LOC138283456 gene encoding gamma-crystallin-3-like, translating into MGKIIFYEDRNFQGRSYECSSECADLSSYFSRCNSIRVESGNWILYEHPNFRGHQYYLRRGEYPDFQHWMGFNDSIKSCRLTPQHRGSYRIRIYERENFGGQMMEFSEDCPHVYEKFRYNDIYSCNVQDGHWVFYEEPNYRGPQYYLRPSEYRRYSDWGASSPRVGSFRRVRDLY